From a region of the Flavobacterium sediminilitoris genome:
- a CDS encoding acylneuraminate cytidylyltransferase family protein yields the protein MNKTIAILPARGGSKRLPKKNIKLLGDIPLVAHSILYAKKHSFIKDVYVSTDDDEIKKIALEYGAKVIDRPKEISGDNEPTVSALKHVLETISVEIENVVLLQVTNPLRQADLLQNAYQVFKDNNCESLFTVSQDYHKLGKIKNNKFEPFNYKFGQRSQDLDPLFYENGLLYITKANLILEDIIISKNAFPFQINHIFATVDIDTKEDFEYAEYLYSKYIKM from the coding sequence ATGAATAAAACAATTGCAATATTACCTGCTAGAGGAGGATCTAAGAGATTACCAAAGAAAAATATTAAATTGCTAGGAGATATTCCTCTTGTTGCTCATAGTATTTTATATGCAAAAAAACATTCCTTTATAAAAGATGTTTATGTTTCTACAGATGATGATGAAATAAAAAAAATAGCTTTAGAATATGGTGCAAAAGTTATAGATAGGCCAAAGGAAATTTCGGGAGATAATGAACCAACTGTTTCAGCATTAAAACATGTTTTGGAAACTATAAGTGTAGAAATTGAAAATGTTGTTTTACTACAAGTAACAAATCCATTAAGACAAGCTGATTTGTTACAAAATGCTTATCAGGTTTTTAAAGACAATAATTGTGAAAGTTTATTTACCGTTTCTCAAGATTATCACAAATTAGGTAAAATTAAAAACAATAAATTTGAACCTTTTAATTATAAATTCGGTCAAAGAAGCCAAGATTTAGACCCTCTGTTTTACGAAAATGGACTATTGTATATAACCAAAGCTAATTTAATTCTTGAGGATATCATTATTAGTAAAAATGCCTTCCCTTTTCAAATAAATCATATTTTTGCAACTGTAGATATTGATACAAAAGAAGACTTTGAATATGCAGAATACCTGTATAGTAAGTATATAAAAATGTAA
- a CDS encoding glycosyltransferase family 2 protein: MQQLVSIIIPTYNSSIYLKQTLDSVLRQTYTNWECILVDDGSTDLTETITENYREKDTRFHLYKRPENLPKGPSSARNYGVTKANGEYLIFLDADDLLANTCLENRVEQFNKNQDCDFLVFQMERFVNEPDYSNKEKKVEENKEEILNSFIKLHGQWPISSPIYKTNFFSEKIKFNSNLIVFEDLEVAIKSILLASNFLVFKLIDCYYRNDENYDKKYNSLEVKIRMINSFQEFIIAISKLVNSNDEKQFKNADIKLSLIKSYKKIFLFYIIENSKIFKGANKKILQLLITNNLLSSSERIKFSLVNTTLLPFANLKGSGISRLIKYLYK, encoded by the coding sequence TTGCAGCAATTGGTGTCCATCATAATTCCTACATATAATAGTAGTATCTATTTAAAGCAAACTTTAGATAGTGTGCTTAGACAAACTTATACAAATTGGGAGTGTATTTTAGTAGATGATGGTTCTACCGATTTAACTGAAACCATTACAGAAAACTATCGAGAAAAAGACACTCGTTTTCACTTGTATAAACGACCAGAAAATTTACCAAAAGGACCCTCTTCGGCACGAAATTATGGCGTAACGAAAGCAAATGGCGAATACCTTATTTTTTTAGATGCGGATGATTTGTTAGCGAATACTTGTTTAGAAAACCGAGTTGAACAATTTAATAAAAATCAAGACTGTGATTTTTTGGTGTTCCAAATGGAACGGTTTGTAAACGAACCAGACTATTCAAATAAGGAAAAAAAAGTTGAAGAAAATAAAGAAGAAATTTTAAACTCTTTTATAAAGTTACACGGGCAATGGCCTATTTCTTCACCTATTTATAAAACTAATTTCTTCAGTGAAAAAATTAAATTTAATTCTAATTTGATAGTGTTTGAAGATTTAGAAGTAGCTATAAAGTCTATCCTTCTTGCCTCAAACTTTCTCGTTTTTAAATTGATAGATTGTTATTATCGCAATGACGAAAATTATGATAAAAAATATAATTCTTTAGAAGTAAAAATTAGAATGATTAATAGTTTTCAAGAATTTATTATAGCTATTTCTAAATTAGTAAATAGTAATGATGAAAAACAATTTAAAAATGCTGATATTAAGTTAAGTTTAATAAAGTCTTATAAAAAGATATTTTTATTTTATATTATTGAGAATAGTAAAATATTCAAAGGCGCAAATAAAAAAATACTACAATTATTAATTACTAATAATTTATTATCTAGTAGCGAAAGAATTAAATTCTCTTTAGTTAATACTACTTTATTACCTTTCGCAAATTTAAAAGGAAGTGGGATTTCAAGATTGATTAAATATTTATACAAATAA
- a CDS encoding glycosyltransferase: MKILLISMPSIHTIRWIENLANSNHELYWFDILGKGKLDTDVKMTQIINWNKRKLPYFKGEHFLRKKTPRLYEKIESFLKITANEKLVQLLEEIKPDLVHSFEMHSCSSPILRTMQENPKIKWLYSCWGSDIYKYQEIPFYLPKIKKNLARINYLHTDCLRDYKLAQKLGFKGVHMEIIPGGGGFKLELFQDYFKSLEERKIILVKGYQHHVGRGLQIVKALEQLPISSIKYQVVVFGAHTEVQNYIEDQKLPFKVFGRHSLTHKEILNLMGNSIMYIGNSISDGMPNTLLEAIVMGAFPIQSNPGNVTAEIILNGTNGLLINNPDSISEIKELIEASVNNPNLLAHAFQYNQHNLKAKLEYKHIQQKIVALYNKIESEL; encoded by the coding sequence GTGAAAATTCTTCTTATTTCCATGCCATCTATACATACTATTCGTTGGATTGAAAATCTAGCAAATAGTAATCATGAATTATATTGGTTTGATATCTTGGGAAAAGGAAAATTAGATACAGATGTTAAAATGACTCAAATTATTAATTGGAATAAGAGAAAATTACCTTATTTCAAAGGAGAACATTTTTTAAGAAAAAAAACGCCAAGATTATATGAAAAAATAGAATCTTTTTTGAAAATTACTGCAAATGAAAAATTAGTACAATTATTAGAAGAGATAAAACCAGATTTGGTTCATAGTTTTGAAATGCATAGTTGTAGTTCTCCTATATTGAGGACTATGCAAGAAAATCCTAAAATAAAATGGCTCTATTCTTGCTGGGGAAGTGATATCTATAAGTACCAAGAAATTCCTTTTTATTTACCAAAAATCAAAAAAAATTTAGCAAGAATAAATTATTTACACACAGACTGCTTAAGAGACTACAAATTGGCGCAAAAATTAGGATTTAAAGGTGTTCATATGGAAATAATTCCTGGAGGAGGAGGTTTTAAATTAGAATTATTTCAAGATTATTTTAAATCTCTTGAAGAACGAAAAATAATCTTAGTAAAAGGATATCAACATCATGTAGGGAGAGGGTTACAAATTGTAAAAGCGCTAGAACAATTACCTATTTCATCTATTAAATATCAAGTTGTTGTTTTTGGAGCACATACTGAAGTTCAAAACTATATAGAAGACCAAAAATTACCTTTTAAGGTTTTTGGAAGGCATAGTTTAACACATAAAGAAATTTTAAATTTGATGGGAAATTCTATTATGTATATAGGGAATAGTATATCAGATGGAATGCCTAATACATTATTGGAAGCAATTGTAATGGGAGCTTTTCCAATACAATCTAACCCAGGAAATGTAACCGCTGAAATCATTTTAAATGGCACGAATGGATTGTTGATAAATAATCCTGACTCTATTTCAGAAATAAAAGAATTAATAGAAGCTTCAGTTAATAATCCAAATTTGTTAGCACATGCTTTTCAATATAACCAACATAATTTAAAAGCTAAATTAGAATATAAACATATTCAACAAAAAATAGTAGCTTTATACAATAAAATTGAATCGGAATTATGA
- a CDS encoding glycosyltransferase family 2 protein: MNISVIMPVYNAANYLDKAVKSVLLHNEVKELIIVNDGSIDNSSQILKRLQKEDNRIKIYHHKNKINKGRSASRNLALQNVTQPFIAFLDADDFYLENRFEADKQLFESDDSIDGVYNAIGAYFYRESSERETLELGLTTIREPIEPDELFECLLNGKKGYFSIDGLTIKREVLLKINFFKEHLVVAEDTDWLLKMSLVSKLVAGNIKEAVAMRGVHDTNVFNKEGQYKVHRQKMFESVLIWCFKNKVKISKIDILLNRMFYYRYKENYSLNKELKYWLFLLKSTPKLMTTILGIKYCPIIRKRKQLFPFLFR, translated from the coding sequence ATGAATATTTCCGTCATTATGCCAGTTTATAATGCTGCCAATTATTTAGATAAAGCAGTAAAATCTGTATTATTACATAATGAGGTTAAGGAATTAATTATAGTTAATGATGGTAGTATAGATAACTCATCTCAAATTTTAAAAAGACTTCAAAAAGAAGATAATAGAATTAAAATTTATCATCACAAAAATAAGATAAATAAAGGACGCTCGGCAAGTCGTAATTTGGCTTTGCAAAACGTAACTCAACCTTTTATTGCTTTTCTAGACGCAGATGATTTTTATTTAGAAAATCGTTTTGAAGCAGATAAACAATTATTTGAAAGTGATGATTCAATTGATGGTGTTTATAATGCTATAGGCGCTTATTTTTATAGAGAATCATCTGAAAGGGAGACTTTAGAATTAGGTTTAACAACAATTAGAGAGCCTATAGAACCAGATGAGTTATTCGAATGTTTATTGAATGGTAAAAAAGGATATTTCTCAATAGACGGTTTAACTATAAAGAGAGAAGTTTTATTAAAAATAAATTTTTTTAAAGAACATTTAGTTGTAGCTGAGGATACTGATTGGTTGTTAAAAATGTCACTTGTGTCAAAATTAGTAGCAGGAAATATTAAAGAAGCAGTGGCTATGCGAGGTGTGCATGATACTAATGTTTTTAATAAAGAGGGGCAATATAAAGTACATCGTCAAAAAATGTTTGAGTCCGTTTTGATTTGGTGTTTTAAAAACAAAGTAAAGATTTCTAAAATTGATATATTACTTAATAGGATGTTTTATTATCGCTATAAAGAAAATTATAGCCTGAATAAAGAATTAAAGTATTGGCTTTTCCTATTAAAAAGCACTCCAAAATTAATGACTACCATTTTAGGAATTAAATACTGTCCGATAATTAGGAAAAGAAAACAACTTTTCCCATTTTTGTTCCGTTAA
- a CDS encoding CatB-related O-acetyltransferase: MRKLIKKILYYFLNVVDKQEKVKLSGFSRGLQNVTFEGKNAVPDGCNFSGNIKIGYATTLGYNNLLNGKITIGKYCQLGVDVALHATNHPTTYMATYINQNLFKGELKKLKSEHKIEIGNDVWIGHGVIVVGNVKIGNGAILAAGSVISNDVPPYTIVGGIPAKEIKKRFSNTIITEIEELKWWDQSNEELERLKPLFLKDFTNKTSIYE, from the coding sequence ATGAGAAAATTAATAAAAAAAATATTATATTATTTTTTAAATGTCGTAGATAAACAAGAAAAAGTTAAGCTTTCTGGTTTTTCAAGAGGTTTGCAAAATGTAACCTTTGAAGGTAAAAACGCAGTTCCTGATGGTTGTAACTTTTCTGGAAATATCAAAATTGGTTATGCTACAACATTAGGATATAATAATTTATTAAATGGAAAAATTACCATTGGAAAATATTGTCAATTAGGAGTTGATGTTGCTTTACATGCCACTAATCATCCAACTACATATATGGCAACTTATATTAATCAAAATTTGTTTAAAGGTGAGTTAAAGAAATTAAAATCGGAGCATAAAATTGAAATTGGAAATGATGTTTGGATAGGTCATGGTGTTATTGTAGTTGGAAATGTGAAAATAGGTAATGGTGCTATTCTTGCAGCTGGTAGTGTTATCAGTAATGACGTTCCTCCGTATACAATTGTTGGAGGTATACCTGCAAAAGAAATTAAAAAGCGATTCTCTAATACTATTATTACTGAAATTGAAGAGTTAAAATGGTGGGATCAATCAAATGAGGAACTAGAAAGATTAAAACCTTTATTTTTAAAAGATTTTACAAATAAAACTAGCATCTATGAATAA
- a CDS encoding glycosyltransferase family 4 protein: MEGFSFENKTVVLMIKVAMLGGAERQALGLADYLSRKFNCNIYLVATHSNKPTKEFKDFAESCGVDKVYYFGEPSLTIRNEFSIFNLKKAIRAIKYIYKIKNEVKIFKPDVIIPFLNTPSKIAALIYKSVNAKVTFWHQLGLDNYTYDWLEKKAIKNVPFIIANAENGLKVFKEYYNIPKEKLFVLPQYVSISKISIDTEKLRIKFKIPKESIVIGMIAHYRNEKLQKLLLQSFSEINTNKNIHLVFLGNKDNSTETSDNYNLIVSLSKSLNCFEKVSFLSGELVEEVLNCLDIGVLVSEIEGTPNVVMEYMLYGLPIIASNHDGCIGLLEESEFLIPNEKVTLTNKLTLLIEDDELRKKESDKNISKIKKYSIDNYISQLTSIINK; encoded by the coding sequence ATGGAAGGTTTTAGTTTTGAAAATAAAACGGTAGTTTTAATGATAAAAGTAGCTATGTTAGGAGGAGCAGAACGTCAAGCATTAGGTTTAGCGGATTATTTGTCGCGAAAATTTAATTGTAATATCTATCTGGTGGCTACACATTCGAATAAGCCTACTAAAGAGTTTAAAGACTTTGCTGAATCTTGTGGAGTAGATAAAGTTTATTATTTTGGAGAACCTTCTTTGACTATTCGGAATGAATTTTCAATTTTCAATTTAAAAAAAGCCATACGAGCTATAAAATATATTTATAAAATAAAAAATGAAGTTAAGATATTTAAGCCTGATGTAATTATTCCTTTTTTAAATACTCCTTCTAAGATTGCTGCTCTAATTTATAAAAGTGTGAATGCTAAAGTAACTTTTTGGCATCAACTAGGTTTAGATAACTATACTTATGATTGGTTAGAAAAAAAAGCAATTAAGAATGTTCCATTTATTATTGCTAATGCAGAAAACGGGTTAAAGGTGTTTAAAGAGTATTATAATATTCCGAAAGAAAAGTTATTTGTACTTCCTCAATATGTTTCAATTTCAAAAATAAGTATAGATACTGAAAAATTAAGAATAAAATTTAAAATTCCTAAAGAATCGATTGTTATCGGAATGATAGCTCATTATAGAAATGAAAAATTACAAAAATTATTATTACAATCTTTTAGTGAGATTAATACAAATAAAAATATTCATTTAGTTTTTTTAGGAAATAAAGATAACAGTACAGAAACTTCGGATAATTATAATCTAATTGTATCACTTTCAAAATCTTTAAATTGTTTTGAAAAAGTAAGTTTTTTATCAGGCGAGTTAGTAGAAGAAGTATTGAATTGTTTAGATATAGGCGTTTTAGTTTCTGAAATTGAAGGAACTCCTAATGTTGTAATGGAATATATGTTATATGGTTTACCAATTATTGCTTCAAATCATGATGGATGTATTGGATTATTGGAAGAATCTGAGTTTTTAATACCTAATGAAAAAGTAACTTTAACAAATAAACTAACTCTATTGATTGAAGATGATGAACTGAGGAAAAAAGAGTCTGATAAAAATATAAGTAAAATAAAAAAATACAGCATAGATAATTATATTAGTCAATTAACATCCATAATTAATAAATAA
- a CDS encoding glycosyltransferase: MRVGMNPQKKEKKIELQFQHRLIILVYLPQKEGYYKNIFDVFKLCLESAITTINSSCAITVVNNASCKEVVDFINDKYQNNEINAVIHHNENIGKMDAIVGAARASREPLITISDVDILFKFGWQQEVEKNFNFFKNVGSVSPIAVKSTYRYANSSTLAKIITKKLKFVLEAIPENVEDYNLYLKSLNWDKECKKEELWPIVESKNHKAILGSAHQILTINREIFFENVPKKPSLTLIGQNSVYNYCDGPIDFSGGLRLSTFNNYAYHMGNNVEEWMTNVQKSNVLKSKNLEKSIVNLSLNFKPKRNNSFVFKYKEKLVVKLFDLIYTRSIKNNM; encoded by the coding sequence ATGAGAGTAGGGATGAATCCTCAAAAGAAAGAAAAAAAAATTGAATTACAATTTCAACATCGATTAATAATATTAGTTTATTTACCGCAAAAAGAAGGATATTATAAAAATATTTTTGATGTTTTTAAATTGTGTTTAGAATCAGCGATAACAACAATAAATAGTTCATGCGCTATTACTGTTGTTAATAATGCTTCTTGTAAAGAAGTAGTCGATTTTATAAATGATAAATATCAGAATAATGAAATTAATGCAGTAATACATCATAATGAAAATATTGGTAAAATGGATGCAATCGTTGGTGCAGCAAGAGCTTCTAGAGAACCATTAATAACCATTTCAGATGTAGATATACTTTTTAAATTTGGTTGGCAACAAGAGGTTGAGAAAAATTTTAATTTTTTTAAAAATGTTGGTTCTGTTTCACCAATTGCAGTTAAAAGTACCTATAGATATGCTAATAGTTCAACTCTGGCAAAAATAATTACTAAAAAACTTAAGTTTGTTTTAGAAGCTATTCCTGAAAATGTTGAAGATTATAATTTATATTTAAAAAGTTTGAATTGGGATAAAGAGTGTAAAAAAGAAGAATTATGGCCTATAGTAGAAAGTAAGAATCACAAAGCTATTTTAGGTAGTGCACATCAAATATTAACAATTAACAGAGAAATATTTTTTGAAAATGTGCCCAAAAAGCCATCTCTTACTTTGATTGGGCAAAATTCGGTGTATAATTATTGTGATGGACCTATTGATTTTTCAGGAGGATTGAGATTATCTACTTTTAATAATTATGCATATCATATGGGAAACAATGTAGAAGAATGGATGACTAATGTTCAAAAAAGCAATGTTTTAAAGAGTAAAAATTTAGAAAAGTCAATTGTTAATTTAAGTTTAAATTTTAAGCCAAAAAGAAATAATTCTTTTGTATTTAAATATAAAGAGAAATTAGTGGTAAAACTATTTGATTTAATTTATACTAGATCAATAAAAAATAACATGTAA